GGAACTTCCCATTAGGAGTGATCACAAAATTACGTGGATGCTTTGCTGTCAATTGATAACCCGTTTTAGTGAGTGTCCCCTCGTCCGGATCAATGGAAAAGATGGCGATCCCATCGGCCTGCAACCGGTTCGAGGCATATAGAAAACGCCCGTCGGGTGAGACATGGATATCGGCACTACCTCTGGCACCCGTCGAATCAGCTGCAATTATCTGTTTTTGGGTCAACTCACCGAAAGCATAATCAAAAACAATCACTTCTCCCGATAACTCACCTAACAGGTAAAAATATCTGCCTCCGTCGGGATGGAAATCGAAATGACGGGGTCCGGTACCTGCAGGTGTTACAAATTCTTTCAGGCTATTCTCCAATAAACCGGGTTGTCCTTCAAAGGGAGTATCGTTCACAGAGAGCCGGTAGAGTCTATCACTACCCAGATCGGCAGCAAACAAGTATTGCCCGTCGGGAGAATATCTTACACTGTGCAAATGAGGCCTCTCCTGTCGAATGGGATCAGGACCGGATCCTTTGAAAGCAATCATCGAGACGGCTGGAGTAAGTGTGCCATCCTCTTTTACCTGAAACGAAGTAATGGTTCCCCCTCCATAATTTGCGGTATGCACATTCCGCCCTTTACTGTCGATAGTGATATAACAGGGGCCGCTACTGTTCACAGGGTGGGAGTTCAGCAGTTCCATCTTCCCGCTCCGTTTATCGAGCGAAAAAGCGTGTACGGCACTACCTGACTCGTTATTTTCACTTACCGTGTAAATAAACCGCTCGTCCGGACTCAAGGTCAGGTATGATGGGTTATCGACTTCCACCATGCTGATCGAGTCGGAATTCCCGGTATCTATATTGAAACGGTATAAATATATCCCTTTGCTGCCCTCTTTGGAAGTGTAGGTTCCTGCCAATAAAAAGAGGTCTCCACCCATAGTCTCTATCGCCGGAAGCGTCTCCTCCGATGCATTCCTGTCGCCTGTTTTTCCGGAACGGTTTCCTGTGCATGAAACTAACAAAGCTGCTGTCATTACTGCCATTACTATTTTTTTAATCATCTTTCTTACATTTATCGGTCAAAAACATATATCATCGCACGAAGCACACTATTATTATTGAAGACGTTATCACAAGTAAAGCAAGTACTATCGCCTAAGGCACTATCGTGCAAAGCACACTACGCTCGAAGCGCATTTCACGAAAGTAACTTATTTTTCCGAAACAAATTCTCTTTTTGGGAAAAAGTTTGCGAATGTGGCGCGGACTCCGTATTTTTGCACCGTTAAAAATTAAACCCGGTTGCTAAACAGAAATTAATTATGTTGTCCGAAATATTATCCATCACCGGCCGTCCAGGCTTATATAAACTCATCTCCACCAATAAAAATATGAATATAGTTGAATCGCTTGCCGATGGAAAACGTGTTCCCATATACGCACAGGAAAAGGTGGTAGCCCTGAGTGACGTATCCATATATACCCAAAGTGGGGATACTCCGTTGCGGGAGGTATTTAAAAAAATAAAAGAAAAAGAGGGAGGCAAACAGGTATCCCTGGGATCCAAAGCGTCCGGCAAAGAATTATTTGCCTATCTGGCGGAGGTATTGCCCGATTACAGCCGGGACAGCGTCTATGCGGGTGATGTAAAAAAATTAATTTCCTGGTATAATATTTTGACAGAGCACAATATCGACCTGAAAGAAGCGGACAAAACAGGGGTAAATCCTTCTGACGAACCTGAAACCGGGGAAGGGAAAGAATAATTTTCCACTATTCCTTATCTTATAATGAACATAAAAGATATCATTACCCGTGCGGGAGCCGGCATCATTTACATCCTGGTCATCCTTTTAGGTCTGCTGGGAGGCCGGTTTTCATTCCTTGCAGTTTTTGGAGCCATATTGGGTTCCGGGCTGTTTGAATTTTACCGTATGGTTGAGAAAGACACCTCCCATGCCATCAGCAAGATATTCAATATCCTGATGGGAGTTATCATCTTTATATCGGTCTTTCTCTATCTGGAAGGTATCTATACCTATCTCCTACCTGTCTTTATACTCACTTATCTCTTAATACTGATTGCCTCAGCCATTTTCCTGCGCAGGCATGATATCCTTCATGGTATCATCTATTCGGTGTTCGGGCAGGTCTATATTACCATGCCGTTGAGCCTGCTCATGTTTATCTCCTATTCGCCCGATATGGCAGGCAGCGAATACAATTGGGTTCCGGTACTGGCACTCTTTGTGTTCCTTTGGGTGAATGATACGGCTGCCTATTTCATAGGATCTCTGATCGGCAGGCACAAGCTGATAGAGCATATCTCTCCCAAAAAATCAATAGAAGGCTTTATTGCCGGCATCCTGTTCACTGTGCTCGCCTCCCTGATCTTCAACCGGTTCCATCCCGATTTCTCTACCGCTTTCTGGATGGGATTGGCCGTGGTGGTCGCCCTGTTCGGTACACTAGGTGATTTGTTCGAATCACTTATCAAGCGGACATGCAACGTAAAAGATGCCGGAAACCTCATTCCCGGACACGGCGGAATACTCGACCGGATCGACAGTCTCCTGGTGACTGTCCCGGCCGTTTATCTCTACCTGATCCTGTTCCATTCTCTTTAAACTATTTCACTTCTTCGAATAAGAACAAAGGGATGATCCCAAACTATCACATCATCCCTTTTTCCCGGAGACGCATTTGCCATTTCCAGGCGGAAGCCATGGTATCTTCGATGGTTTCCACGGCTTTCCAACCCAGCACGTTATTGGCTTTATCGGGTTGTGCCCAGATCTGTTCAATATCACCTTCCCTCCGTCCTACAATCTTATAGTTCAAAGGCTTCCCGGATACTTTTTCGAACACCTTGATCAATTCCAGTACGGAAAGGCCGGTTCCGGTCCCCAGGTTAAATATCTCCACCTTCTCATCCGACTTGTCTTCGAGCATCCGTTCAATGGCAATCACATGCGCTTTAGCCAGGTCTACCACGTTGATAAAGTCACGGATGCAGGAACCGTCAGGTGTGTTGTAATCATCACCGAATACGCTTAGTTGCTGGCGTATGCCGATCCCTGTCTGCGTGATATAAGGCACTAAGTTCTGCGGTACGCCTAAAGGTAATTCCCCGATCTCGGCCGACGGGTGGGCGCCGATAGGATTAAAGTAACGAAGAATGATACTCTTGATGGGAGCGCCCGAATGTACAAAGTCGCGGATGATCTCTTCGTTGATCTGCTTGGTATTTCCGTAGGGTGATGTGGCCGGTTTGACAGGGGCATTCTCATCAATCGGATTCGTATCAGGCTCTCCGTAAACGGTGCATGAAGAAGAGAACACGATCCCTTTCACGTTATGCCGCGGCATCAGTTCCAGCAGGTTAACCAATGACACTAAATTATTGCGGTAGTACATCAACGGTTTTTCCACCGATTCTCCTACCGCCTTGCTGGCTGCAAAATGGATGATACCGTCGAAGGTATATTTCCGGAACAATGCCTTCATCGCCTCAAAGTCGGTACAATCGAGTTTATCGAAAACAGGGCGTTTCCCGGTAATGCGGGTGATACCTTCCAATACATCCGCATTGGAATTGGACAGATTATCTATAATCACCACTTCGTACCCGGCCTGTTGCAGTTCGACCACGGTATGAGAACCGATGTATCCGGTTCCTCCTGTTACAAGAATTTTTTTTGCCATAATATTTTATCAAATTACTAATTATCAATTACAAATTACCAATTACTAATTACTAATTATCGATCTTCCATACCTCCTCATTCTCCCAATCTCCTTATCTCCCAGTCTCCCAGTCTTCCGATCTCGACTCCCAGGCATTTTCATTTTTCACTTTTAACTATTAATTCTTCACTTTTCAATAGTTCCTCCACTGCCCGTTTCAGTTGCAGGTCATCGTCACTCAGCAGTGATTCCGGAGAATTATAGACCTTCACATCAGGTTCCAGTTGATTGTTTTCCATCACGGTGCCTTTCGTATCCACCACAGTTACCTGCGGAATACCGAATACCAGCGATGGATCGATCTGCGTCTCCCACCATACGGCGGTCATGGTTCCCGGCACGGGGGCACCCACCAGTTTTCCGATTCCCAATTCTTTATAGACCCAGGGGAATCCGTGTGCGTTAGAATAATTGCTCTCTCCCATCAGCACAATGGAAGGCTTGTTCCACTTGTTGAAAGGATCACTGCCGATATACTCTCCACGGGGTGTAAATCGTTGGTACTCCTTCCCGCTCAGGAGAGTCGCCAGATCGTCATGTAGCCACCCTCCTCCATTGAAGCGGGTATCTACCACTACAGCCTCCTTATTACGGTATTTTCCAAGCAGATTCTGATAAACATCCCTGAAACTGCTGCTGTTCATCCCGCGGATATGGATATAGCCAATGCGTCCACCGGAATATTTTTCAGTCAATTCTTCCCGTTGTTCCACCCAGCGGTTATACAATAATTCGTTCTCCTCTCCGTAAGTAATAGGTTTCACAATCTCTTCGAACCGATCTCCTTCGCCGGGTGTATAAGCGGTGATGATGACATGTTTACCTGCCTTTCCGTCAAGCAAATGCCACCAGGTCTTTCCCGCTTCCACCGGTTCCCCGTCGATCTTCTCTATGATCACACCTGTCTTCAATTTCGTATTTGCCTTGATGAGAGGGCTTCCTTTCATGATCTCTTTGATCTTCAAACCGTCTCCTTTATAGGTATCATCCCAGAATACACCCAGGGTAGCTGTCTGCCAGCTACTACGGGGAGGTGAATAACGTGCACCGGTATGCGATGCATTCAGTTCACCGAGCATCTCGGACAGCATTTCCGCAAAATCGAAATTATTATCGATATGGGGCAAAAATCTGCGGTATGTTTCTCCATACATCTTCCAATCCACACCGTGTAATTCCTTATCGTAGAATTTATCCTTTACCTGTTTCCACGCATGATCGAAAATGTAGGCTCTTTCCGCCGCACCGCGGTAGTTAAAGGGTGCGGAAAACGATACTTCGGTCACTTTCCCATTCTCTATCTTCTTTATCTTTCCCTGCGATACCAGGTACAGGTTCTTTTCCTCCTTGTCCGGAAGCAATAAACCATAGCCTACATCTTTGCTTAACAGCTTGGTCGTATTTTCAAGGAAATCCTGCTCCCACAGGTCGACTCCTTTCTCAAAACTGGCAAGATAGTAGAGTTTGGATCCATCCTTGTTCAGGTATGCATCGGACAAATTGGAAGAGTGGCGCGTCAGGCGTACCACCCTGTGACGACGGTTATCAAGATCGAAAACGAGCGGTTCCACAGTTTTGGTTGAATCCTTATCTGCATTCGATTCCTCTTTTGTATTCTTGTCTCCTTTTTTCTCCTTGCTTTCAGATTTCTTATCTTTATCCTTCGCCTCCTTCTCCATCTCTTTTTTCAGCGCCCGCTCCTCTTTGTCCATCCGGAAATCATCGTAAGCATCAGGAGTAAGGAACATCAGATAGGCATCGCGATGTGCTCCCCAACTGCCGTGGCTGCGATATCCGGCCCGGTCGGAGAAGAACAGAATTGCCTTACCTTCCAGCACCCATTTGGCTCGTACGTCGGTATAACCGCTGAGCGTGAGGTTGGTCGTCTCTCCGCTTCCATCAGCTTTTATCAATGCTACATCCTTGTTATTCCAACCACCAGTATCAATATAATCCGAGAGTATCCATTTACTGTCGGGCGACCATTGAAACCACTGGTCACCATCGCTGTAGGAGTAATTGTATTTGGCATCCATTACCTTTCGCGACTTCTTGCTTTCCAGATTGAGCACATAAATCGCGGAACGGTCTTCCAGATAAGCTATCTCTTT
This window of the Proteiniphilum saccharofermentans genome carries:
- a CDS encoding lactonase family protein, whose amino-acid sequence is MIKKIVMAVMTAALLVSCTGNRSGKTGDRNASEETLPAIETMGGDLFLLAGTYTSKEGSKGIYLYRFNIDTGNSDSISMVEVDNPSYLTLSPDERFIYTVSENNESGSAVHAFSLDKRSGKMELLNSHPVNSSGPCYITIDSKGRNVHTANYGGGTITSFQVKEDGTLTPAVSMIAFKGSGPDPIRQERPHLHSVRYSPDGQYLFAADLGSDRLYRLSVNDTPFEGQPGLLENSLKEFVTPAGTGPRHFDFHPDGGRYFYLLGELSGEVIVFDYAFGELTQKQIIAADSTGARGSADIHVSPDGRFLYASNRLQADGIAIFSIDPDEGTLTKTGYQLTAKHPRNFVITPNGKFLLVAGRDDNKIQVFRIDTETGLLTNTHQDIPVSKPVCLKFAGTARND
- a CDS encoding DUF5606 family protein; translation: MLSEILSITGRPGLYKLISTNKNMNIVESLADGKRVPIYAQEKVVALSDVSIYTQSGDTPLREVFKKIKEKEGGKQVSLGSKASGKELFAYLAEVLPDYSRDSVYAGDVKKLISWYNILTEHNIDLKEADKTGVNPSDEPETGEGKE
- a CDS encoding phosphatidate cytidylyltransferase, coding for MNIKDIITRAGAGIIYILVILLGLLGGRFSFLAVFGAILGSGLFEFYRMVEKDTSHAISKIFNILMGVIIFISVFLYLEGIYTYLLPVFILTYLLILIASAIFLRRHDILHGIIYSVFGQVYITMPLSLLMFISYSPDMAGSEYNWVPVLALFVFLWVNDTAAYFIGSLIGRHKLIEHISPKKSIEGFIAGILFTVLASLIFNRFHPDFSTAFWMGLAVVVALFGTLGDLFESLIKRTCNVKDAGNLIPGHGGILDRIDSLLVTVPAVYLYLILFHSL
- the galE gene encoding UDP-glucose 4-epimerase GalE gives rise to the protein MAKKILVTGGTGYIGSHTVVELQQAGYEVVIIDNLSNSNADVLEGITRITGKRPVFDKLDCTDFEAMKALFRKYTFDGIIHFAASKAVGESVEKPLMYYRNNLVSLVNLLELMPRHNVKGIVFSSSCTVYGEPDTNPIDENAPVKPATSPYGNTKQINEEIIRDFVHSGAPIKSIILRYFNPIGAHPSAEIGELPLGVPQNLVPYITQTGIGIRQQLSVFGDDYNTPDGSCIRDFINVVDLAKAHVIAIERMLEDKSDEKVEIFNLGTGTGLSVLELIKVFEKVSGKPLNYKIVGRREGDIEQIWAQPDKANNVLGWKAVETIEDTMASAWKWQMRLREKGMM
- a CDS encoding S41 family peptidase encodes the protein MRKILFSSLLLLAAFWLHAQEVPLWLRNSVISPDGATVAFTYKGDIFTVPVSGGKATQVTSHASYDTRPVWSPKGDKLAFASNREGNFDVYVVTLQTGQTKRITSHSNNEYPEGFQNDTTVLFSAFIQPAQESQQFPIGLFNQIYTVSLNGDRPQMISPTHMEDIARHGDLWLYTDRKGYEDAWRKHHTSSITRDVWLYDSKKKTHRKLTGFKGENRNGVWSSDGNSFYYLSEQEGTFNVYRAGLEGGAPVQLTHFKDHPVRFLSADKSDNLCFSFNGELYYMKKGEKPRKIDVRIVSDNFERDMVPQTLTTGARSIAVSPNGKEIAFIARGDVFVTSIEFNTTKRITDTPEQERDVDFSPDGRSLVYSAERGNTWNIYRTELVRKEDKYFCYARELKETKLTDTDAPSFQPLFSPDGKEIAYLEDRSAIYVLNLESKKSRKVMDAKYNYSYSDGDQWFQWSPDSKWILSDYIDTGGWNNKDVALIKADGSGETTNLTLSGYTDVRAKWVLEGKAILFFSDRAGYRSHGSWGAHRDAYLMFLTPDAYDDFRMDKEERALKKEMEKEAKDKDKKSESKEKKGDKNTKEESNADKDSTKTVEPLVFDLDNRRHRVVRLTRHSSNLSDAYLNKDGSKLYYLASFEKGVDLWEQDFLENTTKLLSKDVGYGLLLPDKEEKNLYLVSQGKIKKIENGKVTEVSFSAPFNYRGAAERAYIFDHAWKQVKDKFYDKELHGVDWKMYGETYRRFLPHIDNNFDFAEMLSEMLGELNASHTGARYSPPRSSWQTATLGVFWDDTYKGDGLKIKEIMKGSPLIKANTKLKTGVIIEKIDGEPVEAGKTWWHLLDGKAGKHVIITAYTPGEGDRFEEIVKPITYGEENELLYNRWVEQREELTEKYSGGRIGYIHIRGMNSSSFRDVYQNLLGKYRNKEAVVVDTRFNGGGWLHDDLATLLSGKEYQRFTPRGEYIGSDPFNKWNKPSIVLMGESNYSNAHGFPWVYKELGIGKLVGAPVPGTMTAVWWETQIDPSLVFGIPQVTVVDTKGTVMENNQLEPDVKVYNSPESLLSDDDLQLKRAVEELLKSEELIVKSEK